The Alnus glutinosa chromosome 3, dhAlnGlut1.1, whole genome shotgun sequence nucleotide sequence ataaaaaaaatccccGCTGATTATCGATCATGCTGTCCCAGGCATCACTGTATCATATTCTCCATTTATATATATCTGAAAACCCCTAATTTAATGCAAGCAATAATTGGAATTGGACCAATGATTGGTCCAAGTATTGCGAATGATTATGGGCAGTGAAAATGAAATCAAAATTTGattaagggcatttttgttattacaaaatatttattgtaatttaGGAGGTCATTACATAAATTGAAAGATTGGGAAATAGAGTTTTAAGGAGCGCGTGGACTTTTTTCCCAACAAATTTAGAGATAAGAACCTGCGTTTTTGTACCTAACTGTCAGTCTGGTACAAGGCCCACCGACCGTTCCCCACCACGGATCATTGAACTTTGTTCTTGATTGTTCTACTTCCGTTCTCTGTGACATTTCAACAAATAAGTACAGGGACGAATCCGAGGACTCTCTTGATTTAGCGTAGAAAGGTGGCAATGAGTTTCAGGGACGAAACCGAGGACCTCAGTAAGCCGTTCCTGCACACGGGGAGCTGGTATAGAATGGGCTCGAGGCAGTCCAGCGCGATGAGCTCCTCGGCCCAATTCCTTCGCGACGGCTCCATCTCCGTCGTGCTCTGCGTCCTCATCGTCGCCCTTGGCCCCATCCAATTCGGCTTCACCGTAACACCACTGCTTCCTCTCTCACATTCATCTCAATCACCATTTCCCTCAACAAAACCATTTGCTcattcaaatttgtttttggtttgtatTTTTCAAACGTACAGTGTGGGTATTCGTCCCCTACGCAAGCTGAAATAGTCAAGGACTTGAAACTTTCAGTCTCAGAGGTGTCACTTTTGATTCTAATTGTTGTACTATATTTGTTTTCTCAATCTTTGATGTGATTTTGATTAACACTATTTGTTTGGAAACAGTTCTCTCTATTTGGATCTTTATCAAACGTGGGTGCAATGGTTGGGGCAATTGCGAGTGGTCAAATTGCGGAATACATTGGGCGCAAAGGGGTATATGGTTTTcattcaatttattttcttttgggttcaCATTGCTCTTtatgcaggaaaaaaaaaaaaaaaaaaaggcaaaagaaatATATGCTTAAAGGCATTTGATTATTTGCAACATTTATTTTCGCTGATTGGAGAATGTTCCAACTATAACTACCTGAGTGTTGCTTTGTTTTGCTGAATTGCAGTCACTTATGATCGCTGCAATTCCTAATATAATTGGATGGCTAGCAATATCGTTTGCCACAGTAAGTGAGCACAGATTATTTGATTTCCTTCTTTGTTATTGCATTCTTTGCAAGCTCGTCAGATTGCATTCAGTTTCTGCTTCTCTTGTAGGATTCGTCATTCTTATACATGGGAAGGTTGTTGGAAGGATTTGGCGTTGGTATAATATCTTACACGGTAACATTGAAGCATCTCATTTCTTTATGTCAATCAGTCATCAATGGCATTAATTTGTAAATGGTTTAAGTTTAGGTGCCGGTATATATAGCTGAGATTTCACCTCAAAACATGAGGGGAAGCCTTGGGTCTGTGAACCAGGTTCGTTGTCTAGTCTTGCTTCTTAACTCTGTCATCAATTAGCACTTTTGTTCCTAGTAtccacatttaatgatataacAATGTAAATCAATTTGGTTTTTGTATAGCTCGCAGTGACAATTGGAATAATGCTGGCTTATCTTTTGGGGCTGTTTGTCAACTGGAGAGTGCTTGCAATTTTAGGTAAGCCCTTAGGATGCCAAATTGTTGGCATTTCCTCAGTTTAAAGAGAAGTACTGACAGTTGTTTGGccaacaaaattatttataacCTTTAGAGTACTTGAACAAGTTTGAACAATGTATTTTCAAGATTGAGTGCATGCTAGAAGACAAAGTTCACCAAATACTCATCAGTTTCCTAattgagaaaataaagaaatactTGGGGAGGAGATATATCATCACTGTGTAAAAAGAGATTACCTGTTAAAGAGGCAAATATAAAACTCTTAAAGCACCAGTTTCTTATCACAAGTTCATATATGACAAAGTTTCTGGCTCAAATTTTACAGCCTCAGTTGTATTACATTAATTACCAATGGAATACGTAGATCAATATATGGATTGAATTAAGGGATCATTTACACACGTTGCAGGAATTTTGCCATGTACAGTATTGATACCTGCCTTGTTTTTCATACCAGAATCTCCTCGATGGCTGGTAAGAAGCATATGATAAATATTGTATCGATTGGATCTTGATATCTTCCTATATTTGCTGATTTTCTGCTCCATGTCCTctcttttcctattttctttggggtgggggTATTAGGCCAAAATGGGGATGACAGAAGATTTTGAAGCCTCATTGCAAGTTTTACGGGGTTTCGGTACAGACATTTCAATTGAAGTGAATGAAATCAAGGTACTGAATGTTCTACGAGTCAATTTCTTGTACTTAAACCAAATTCATGTCATCTAGAAACTTAGTGAACCAAGTTCTGCACCATAAAGTTCTGGATGATAAGCTTATTGCACGAGTACATTAGTTTGACTCTTTTCTTAACATTACCATAATTTATCATTGATGTAATTTTGACAGAGATCTGTAGCATCAACAGGCAAAAGAACTACAATAAGGTTTTCAGATCTCAAGAGAAAGAGATATTGGTTTCCTTTAACGGTACAATGGTTTTGAAATTTctgattaatttttgttttctatactcttgaatttttatccCTCTCTGATAGGTTGCTACCATATGCTGCAGATAGGGATTGGATTACTTGTGCTCCAGCAACTCAGTGGTATCAATGGTGTTTTATTCTATTCGAGTAACATATTTACAAGTGCCGGTTAGACCAACATCTCTTTTGGCGTTGAATTGTTATCGTAGTATTAGTTATTTAGTTAAAGCTTTATATAAAGAGTTAGTCTGGTGTTTTACAATATTGCATGGATTTCAGTATGATACATTTGTATGAAAAATCTGATGTTTGACATCTACTCGATAATCATTTTCTACAAAAGTGGAAAGGAAAACATCTATTATTTGTTTGAGATTGCCTAATTCATGCTTCACTGTGTACATGGTCACTTTAATGTGATAGAATGAGCCCATCTTAAGGTCTCAAATTTACATACCAATTTTATCTTTCACACTCTGGCTCTCTCATTCTAACTAAATGCATCCTTATTAGATCAATGGTAGAAATCAAATCATGGTTTTCCTTACTATAGTCATGGCTGCAATATTGTATGTTGGCTTGCATTCTATTATTTGACTTTGATGGTTTAATTATTTGCCATGAATATAAGCAGGGGTATCATCAAGTAATGTGGCAACTTTAGGACTTGGTATTATTCAGGTAAAAGATGCCCTGTTACATACAATTTTGTGCTGCTTCATGTAGATATCCAAACATTGCAAAAGTTCTTATTAGAGTTATTTAAAACAGGCCTGTTATTTTCAATAGGTTATTGCTACTGGGATCACTACTTGGTTGGTGGACAAAGCTGGGCGCAGGCTGCTTCTTATTGTGCGTCAGgacaatttttctatttttttcctcttaaaaTGTTTATTTGTGAACATACGTATTGATCAAAATCTGAAATCACTTGTGTAGGTATCATCGTCTGGAATGACTCTTAGCCTCGTCCTTGTTGCAATTGCGTTTTATCTAGAGGTAGGTAATCTTTTATTTAGTAGAATATGTAAAATCTTCTCATTCGATCTGGAGCTGATAAATGGGTTTGGCATTTGCCCATCATCTTTGAATTGTTCTCATTCACCTTTACCAGGGCGTTGTATCAGAAGATTCTCATTTATATTCCATGTTTGGTATACTGTCACTCGTGGGGCTTGTGGTATGGTTTCTTGTATACATTGTTATGTATAGTTTGAACTCTTGTTTTAATTGATTTCTAAGTCTGACCAATTTTCCATACAGATGTTAGTGATTTCATGCTCTCTGGGAATTGGAGCTATTCCTTGGCTTATAATGTCAGAGGTATGCAATATTACCTGTATTTTAACAACATCAGgaagatatttttttcttttcttcatgtcTGGTGCATAAGGTCTAAACAATTTTATGAAGTACTTTTAGTTGGTCGAGTTTTCACTTGTTCTGGTGATAATTTCTAGTCATAGTCTGATGTCAGACTGCCTATGCTTCACCAGTATGGTGTTAAAGGTTCTAAAAACTCCTTTAGAAACCCACTACATTGTTGGAATCATACCACCTACTCAGCACGGAACTCAAAATTATTGTTTTCCATATggttattgttttcttttgtggTAAAGAAACCTGAAAAGTGAAGGGGACGGTGAACCTTAGGGATCATATTGGGACAGAATCTTAAATGCTCCTTGTGAAGGACTAAATTTAGCTTAAGCTTgtttaagaatattttgtatatgttgGCAATCGGATACTTAACCATTGGTGTGAGTTTGATAGGGCTTTTATGTTTGTTGATCATTGACTACTAAATTATGGGTATGAGTTTTGGCATGGGGTTAAGGCGTAGTTGAGTTGAATATGTGAATTATTAATAAGATATCGGAAGAGAACATTACAGTGACCTTCCCATTGTTAGTTGATGATACTAGGAGTATTCTCAGAAATTTTATCGGAGTTAAGTACGAGGAATGTTGTAGTTCCTGGATGTGGGGGTTGTAATTCTAGAATGGGTCCCAGGATGGTTCTGCAGTTAGATGTCACCTTGATGATGTCTGTATATTTGATGAACTTATGAAATTCAGTGATATAGATGAGTAGAGTATTGTGGATGATGATGAGATTAGTTGTATATGTTCACATGACTACTCTATCGGGGAGATCCTTGTATTTTCAACTAGCCCAAGGGGCAAAGGGAGATTCTCCTTAATTTAAACAAGGGAGAAATATACTTTAGCCCTGCGAACTATCACCCAGTTTTCAATTACgcttccaaactttaaaaagtgacattgtGGCCTCACATACTATCATCAATTGTCAAATTAGACATTTTTGCATTTCTCCGAAATACCcttaaaaagttaattaaaaataaccatttgaaaaaattaaaattattaaaaaaaattaacaaaaaaacattgaaaacaccaaaaagaGGGTGGCCCTTTTCATATTagtccctttattttttttgttaaaattttttttttttcaaatgcttattttttatatatatattaataacttcaagggtattttggagaaaaaaatgaaaaagtgtctaatttgacacgtgATGGTAGTATGTGGGGCCTTAATGTcacttttttaagtttaaaggTGTAATTGAAAAATTTGTGATAGTTTGGAaggcaaaaatatatttttccctttatacAATAGATCTAGATTTCATCGGTACTTTAATTTTTCTGCACtttcagagaaaaaaaataaagacagtttttaatatttgtgcCCGTAAGTTAAAGTGGCTGAAACATGCATTGAGATTGATGAGCTCAGAATTTTCTTATTCGTCTATCTCCAATATTATATTAggtaaatattaattttgaagtgctcatttatttattttttctttttgcactcaaattgcacattttcaGATACTTCCGGTGAATATTAAGGGCCTTGCTGGCAGCATAGCAACATTTGCGAATTGGCTGACATCCTTTGTGGTCACAATGACTGCAAACTTACTCTTGAGTTGGAACAGTGGAGGTATAAATCTACCTCTGTGTGCGTGTTTTCCTTCATTCGCCATGCTTCTGTCATGGTCTAACTCATATAGTTCTGTCATTGCAATAGGTACCTTCACAATTTACGCCTTGGTCTCTGCCTTTACTGTTGTCTTCGTGACACTTTGGGTTCCTGAAACTAAAGGCAGAACTCTGGAAGAGATTCAGGGGTCATTTAGATGAACTTGTTTGCTGAAGCATGTGTTCATCTTAATCTGTTTCTGAAGTGAATATCATGCAGGAAGCATCACGTATAGGTGCTGATGCCGAATATGCCGGAATACAGAGTTCATTATCTACAACCATGTTTTAGTTATTTGTATTGTCTTTTATTTGCCAACAAGTTACAATTCATACAAGCTTTGGATACCAAAGTCACACACAATGCCATACGCAAGAAGAAACCAATCACACGAGGATTCGCAATGCCAAAGGGTTGTATTCCGGAAGATACTCTCGTCAAGATAAGAGTTGTTTTGTGGTAGCTTTAGTAGTTATTAGCTTGTATggatttgttttatcttttatgTTATCCTTGGGTTGTTGTTTCTTTTCCTAATTCCACTGGAATAATAAGTAGATAACCTCCATATAATACTTTGTACCCATTGGCATTGGCAAATTTATCAATGAAAGTACTAAAGTTTTCTGCTAATTTTCTTAGAGATGAGATTTATGTTCTTGAGGTATGAATTATATTCCCTTCGGTGGTGAGATTCTGCCAAACTTTCAATATATGATAAATTTTTGAGGTGTTATTTTATGAGAGACTGTTCAATGtagatttatctttattttatgttattctttctttatcttcCGTCAGGTACGGTGCTCTATAGCCTGCCTATGAATTACGTATAAGGTATGTTTTTCCATTTACTTTATGTTATTGGATGTAAATGAGaaattaatgataatactttttccAAATCCTTGAAAAATCTTAGCTTCCCACCATATTGCCATTCCTTCTGCTTAACACTGAGCAGTCTCGTGGAGTACAAATTACATGAGTGCATACTTTAAATCGTGTCATTTCTGGGCTTTGTCTGCGTGCAAGGAGGCAAGAAACTGCTTCAGACACCTATTATAAACACATGGTCGTTCCAGGTGAACCAAGTGACCGGCCTTCTTTATGCCTTGAAAGGATGCATTTGCTCCTAGTTGCCTGTATTCACATTATTCAAAATCATCTCAGTACAGTTATAGGGACTCAAAACTACTTCTCTTGTTTGTGGTGGCTAGGGCCGATAATTTTTTGCACTACCAATAAAACCAATACGAAAAACCAATACGAAATTTGCGGGCTATGATTGAACGGTTTGACCCGGATTGGGTTCAGTGGCAGAgatagaaaattattattgtatgGGTCgaactaaaaatataataaacagaattttttaaataaaaaaaaaaattgaagtaattTATGACACAATTTGTACATCACATAAAGCATATCTATAAAAGTTCATAAATATGTGCCAAAATTGATATATGAGAAACTTAACATGTCGGTactagtttaaaaataaaataaaaaatacaaaaagtgtCTAAAATTGCAGCTACGCTTCTTTAGATAAACAAAATCGTCAAGTATCGAATATGAATTGAAACTCTCAGCagcaattttcttttcaatattgACAACTAAATTATTTGCAAGAAATTTATTCTCCATTTTGTTTCGAAAGTctttattttaacaattttcttAGCTAAAAATATTCGTTCAGTAATCACTGTAAGCAGTGAAAGAGTCtgtataaatttattttaggaaaaaatagaTTTAAGCCTCTATTACCAGCCGTTTTTAAAGTagcccacaaactaccaattcTCGCACTatggcccccaaactaccaaaaaaacccaatttgttgaaatattcccataatacccttgtcacgtgtcatttttcaattaaaaaataataaaatttaaaacaatttaaaaaacaaagaaaaattcaaaatatgaaaatataaaaaaataataataataataataacaaagggGGTGGGCCCCCATTTTGACCAAAGGAGTGGCTGAGCACACACAATGCTAgtttggaggtggccgaaccactccaatagccaaaaaataaaataaaataaaataaaatatagattaAGATTTGGCTCCGAGGGCCCATCCAATTCAAAACTtcttttaagtgtatatatatatttaaaagggACTAGGGTCTTCAGGTCTAGGGTCTCCAAGATCATCCGTCTCTAGTTGGATTAtagtaaatttatatatattttcgtaCTCATATCTTGACACGATTTGAAGCCGATACACGACATTTAGGGTTAGTAATTTTTTATGCGACCTGCGAACTCGACACGAagttaatacaaaattagtaagTTAAGTTTGAGGAATTTgaacattttaattaaatgggtcggattATGAATAATTTACATAGTCTTATACCCGTGCTTCAACTCAATTCGAATCTGACACGCGAACACGAATTACCACCCTTAGTGGTGACCACAATAAGTCCGTAAAGTATATATCAAGAGATGCACCAACAGGCCTCTCATATTAAATGGTccaaatcaatgaaatcatGGTGTCTCTTTGCCATGATCTCATTCATAAGAGTAAtagtataaattatatttacatTTTACAATGTTAACGTTGCAGTATTAACTAACTATTGAATAATAagttattgttaaaaataaaataaaataaaattaatgattaGTTGGGGTTGACACATAAGCATTACGAGATAACTGTAAGAAAAATTTGACACGTAGCATTGGTATTAAAAGGAGTTATGAGAGTTACCCTTGCATGTTCTGGGCAAGCTCCAGCTTGAAAATCTGATCTTCCTCACCCCATAAGAGATGCACTCTCTGCAATAGAAACGGGTGtactacattatatatatatatatataagtggtaCGAGGCTATGGACGGGCAGGATGAATATATGAAGATAAATATATTACCTGTGGGAAATTGGGAACCGTGGGATCCTTGTTGCTGACAACTAAACCTTCTAAGAGCTCACCTCTCTCCTTCCTGTTGGTGAACATCACCTATAATTGCTCCAGGACACACGAGTTATGCTTATGCACACACTCatgaaaatgtgttttatttatttcagtGTTCAGCTTTAATTTACCCATTTTTCCATGATGTTTATttagattaaaattttattttaaaagctacaaGAGATTTTTCCTTTAAGAATTAATGGTACCTTTATGTTAAccggtttttaattttatgggcTATAAATCCtgcaaaatttaatttaatttgaatcgtaaaatgattttttttttttttttttttttacttaaatggGTATCATGATCTCccatgttaaaatattgataaaataattaaattttttattttttattagcttaaatttttaaaataattgataatttaacttactatcattaaaagtgttaaagtattaattaaataactaatttaCTCATTCCTAACCCAACTTCTCAGTAAATAATATTAAGGTCCAATAAagttcatttaaaaataaaaaataaaaaatcatctaCATCAACATATacataataataacaataataataaattacatttcAATAAATAACATAATGTCAAAAATTGCCGATAATACTTTATATAATATGTACTTAGTtccctctaaaaaaaatatatatatgtacttagTTCCTTTCTCACAAGAGACAGTTTAAGAGAATGAATTTAATGCTCGTGGTCTGCAGTGATTGACATACATGATACATCTTGTCAATTGACCAAGGGTTGTGGGCATGTGGCACTCTTAGTCTCCACGTTATTTATTTCCTCACTTTGGTATTATATTTCTGGTGctgtttaaaatttattttttacaagaaTATAGTTTATTGTATTATCTTTTAACTAAAAGTgtaaattaagtttttaaaattatttttcttaatttaaatttagataacataaataaaaaaatgagtattaaCTTCACTTTTCAAATGAAGTAAAATAATAAGTTAAGAAAGTTATTGAAACTATATTCATTAAGGGAAATGCTACAATTCCCACCACTATCCCACCTCAATCCCACCACTCCTAAGTGTAAgaagttgaaaattgatttattaaataaaaaagtaaaatcactTTAGTGTTGGTGGGATTGGGGTGGGATGGTGGTGGAaattgtagcatttctcattcattaatcataatcataactttggttggtgtgtgtgtgtgtgtgtgtggagggAGAGGAATATATGAGATCGATGATTTTCTCCAGAAACAAGTTTGGAATCCAGTATTTTGACATGGGGGGAATATGTAGGATTAATTCATTTTAACAATTTCAGCCATCATTaattctaatgttttttgtttatttggacTTACtttaatttcaatatatatttaactctaTTActataaaattgataaaattaagAAAGACAGCTTTATTgatattaaaaatcacatcaatttaaaaaaaaaaaaaaaaaaaaaaaacataaataaaacatCTTAGAATTACCCTACGTACGGCATTAAAGCAGTTCAACCCACTTACTCCCCACGCCCCTCTTTATTTTCCGAATTATTCTTCTACTTTTATTTAGTTCATCCACGAAAAAAAGGTGACATCATCCACTAAAATGCACGTATGAGCTAGGCAATGGAAAATGTATCGGAATTCGGAAACATGGTATAACAGTAGGTAGCGGAGCAAACCTCAAGGAAGTCTTTGTGAAGCCGGTCCGGGAACCACAGCTTCTTGTGAGCAGCAACAGAGAGAAGCGCTTTCAACCCTTTAACAGAAGTGGGCAACAACAGctccgaagaagaagagaacCCGAGGCTTTTCAGCGTTGTTTCACTGATTGAGTCAGTCATGGCGAGGATGGAGCCTGAAACCACTATGGCCTGGACCAGGTCCGGGTACAGCTCAGCCATTTTGAACGCTACCATCCCACCGTAACTGAACCCAACCACGGTGCACCTCTCCACCCCGAGCTTCCTCAACGCTGCAGCCAAACACTCGGCCTGGAAAGTCGGTGACCGGTCGCTTTTGTCGGTCATCGAGCCACCGAAGAAGAGGAGGTCCGGCACGTAAACTGAGTATTTCTTGGCGAGAGCGCCGACCTGGAACTGCCAAGTCACGATGCCCTCGGCGGCGAAACCGTGGACCAGGACCACCACGGGCTTGCTGGGCTTAACCGGGGGCTCGGGCTTTTGGTCCTTTTTGTGCTTTTTGATGGTCTCCAAGGGGACCCAGAAGCTCATGACCGTGCCTGGCTCGATCTCCACCGTGTGGGGTTTGATCCCTGCCATCTTCATTAGCCCAAGCAACAAAGGCTTCTGTGCTGCCACAAGGttcaccatctctctctctctctctctctctctctgtttcaatTAGTAATgtgtctttgtttttctttttccgtcGCTCCTTTGTAGCTGAGCAATTAATGAATCTACGAAAGAGTACTAGTGATCGAGTTATAATATAACATGTGGGAACTTGGAAGTGGGAAGGATGTTTGGTGTTGGGTAGTTGTCAGTTGTTAATAAAGGTGTGATTTTTTCATggaatataaatttgaaaactaAACGTAATTACAAATGGGTCAGCTCTGAAAAGTATTGATATCTGATATCTGTATCTTCGGTCACACACTTCTGATTTATGGCTATGTTTATTCATATATgcattttgagattttttttttttttttttttaaaaaaaaaaaaataagtgtgttttgaggagtattttttgttttgggttgtttattaatatttttgttttacgaaaaaaaaaaaaaaaaaaaacagatattTTGACATACATAAGCATAACCAAATCACTTTGTTGTATTGATTAACGTCCGGtctgtttgggtattgaatttttgaaattagaattgaattctaattctatttacaaattttgaggcaaaaaaattgtgtttcggtgttgaatttttagattgaaaaatattattttttaatggtaagaaatgattgaaagtttgaaaagttgtgtataatgattggtattgcTGACGGctgctttttcttttaattttttttggttgatttaaatttttattattttattatttaaatgtggaaCCCACACGTTTTTGTTTGACTTTGGAGACAGATCGTCTCACGCGTGGGTCCCGGTCATCAAAGAAGCAAAATTCACTTGAATTTTGCCTGAATTCTAACCCAAGAAGAATTAAGATTCTTCTCTCAATC carries:
- the LOC133863586 gene encoding uncharacterized protein LOC133863586, translated to MVNLVAAQKPLLLGLMKMAGIKPHTVEIEPGTVMSFWVPLETIKKHKKDQKPEPPVKPSKPVVVLVHGFAAEGIVTWQFQVGALAKKYSVYVPDLLFFGGSMTDKSDRSPTFQAECLAAALRKLGVERCTVVGFSYGGMVAFKMAELYPDLVQAIVVSGSILAMTDSISETTLKSLGFSSSSELLLPTSVKGLKALLSVAAHKKLWFPDRLHKDFLEVMFTNRKERGELLEGLVVSNKDPTVPNFPQRVHLLWGEEDQIFKLELAQNMQGQLGANASFQGIKKAGHLVHLERPCVYNRCLKQFLASLHADKAQK
- the LOC133863585 gene encoding sugar transporter ERD6-like 4, giving the protein MSFRDETEDLSKPFLHTGSWYRMGSRQSSAMSSSAQFLRDGSISVVLCVLIVALGPIQFGFTCGYSSPTQAEIVKDLKLSVSEFSLFGSLSNVGAMVGAIASGQIAEYIGRKGSLMIAAIPNIIGWLAISFATDSSFLYMGRLLEGFGVGIISYTVPVYIAEISPQNMRGSLGSVNQLAVTIGIMLAYLLGLFVNWRVLAILGILPCTVLIPALFFIPESPRWLAKMGMTEDFEASLQVLRGFGTDISIEVNEIKRSVASTGKRTTIRFSDLKRKRYWFPLTIGIGLLVLQQLSGINGVLFYSSNIFTSAGVSSSNVATLGLGIIQVIATGITTWLVDKAGRRLLLIVSSSGMTLSLVLVAIAFYLEGVVSEDSHLYSMFGILSLVGLVMLVISCSLGIGAIPWLIMSEILPVNIKGLAGSIATFANWLTSFVVTMTANLLLSWNSGGTFTIYALVSAFTVVFVTLWVPETKGRTLEEIQGSFR